From the genome of Geothrix sp. 21YS21S-4, one region includes:
- a CDS encoding response regulator, whose translation MISEPILLVDDERDVRDSLTEVLRMRGYTVESAASGQEALTRMGANPFPVVLTDFQMPGGMTGLDLIAAVKQRHPETLSILITAHATLDTSIEALKRGAYDLIQKPFRASEVEVVLDRALDHARLLRKVHAYQTELETRILDRTRDLQEAHREALALCDLTLQNLDAPGQEALLESLLDRLATRWSPDGLGCYRRDGDGLRAVVRRGPRPLPASLDIPYPGPLRAPELGYPEARFVPLGDAGWLYLGFGDRSTFSEADPGFLLLTRHLELALRVR comes from the coding sequence GTGATCTCCGAGCCCATCCTCCTCGTCGACGACGAGCGCGACGTCCGGGATTCCCTCACGGAAGTGCTGCGGATGCGGGGCTACACCGTGGAGAGCGCGGCCAGCGGACAGGAGGCCCTGACGCGGATGGGCGCGAATCCGTTTCCCGTCGTGCTCACGGATTTCCAGATGCCCGGCGGCATGACGGGGCTGGATCTCATCGCCGCCGTCAAGCAGCGCCATCCCGAGACCCTCTCCATCCTGATCACGGCCCACGCCACCCTGGACACCAGCATCGAGGCCCTGAAGCGCGGCGCCTACGACCTCATCCAGAAGCCCTTCCGGGCCTCGGAAGTGGAGGTCGTGCTGGACCGCGCGCTGGATCACGCCCGCCTGCTGCGGAAGGTCCACGCCTACCAGACGGAGCTGGAGACCCGGATCCTCGACCGCACCCGGGATCTCCAGGAGGCCCACCGGGAGGCCCTGGCCCTCTGCGACCTGACCCTCCAGAACCTCGACGCCCCGGGGCAGGAGGCCCTTCTGGAGTCCCTGCTCGACCGCCTCGCCACCCGCTGGTCCCCCGATGGCCTGGGGTGCTATCGGCGGGATGGGGACGGCCTCCGGGCCGTCGTCCGCCGGGGCCCCCGCCCCCTTCCCGCCTCCCTCGACATCCCCTACCCGGGGCCCCTGCGGGCGCCGGAACTGGGCTACCCCGAGGCGCGCTTCGTCCCGCTGGGCGACGCCGGCTGGCTCTACCTGGGCTTCGGCGACCGCTCCACCTTCAGCGAGGCCGATCCGGGCTTCCTCCTCCTCACCCGCCACCTGGAGCTCGCCCTCCGGGTAAGGTAG
- a CDS encoding glycoside hydrolase family 3 N-terminal domain-containing protein, with product MHQAHGLLWTGFRGFDAGEVDLPFEPGGIVLFARNLDPDPEKGPARCRALIDGLQHRLGIDLPLAVALDQEGGPVSRLRPWTGPTPPLRRLWTRGGAEACSAWGRLWGEGLSLLGFNVDFAPVVDLWDGHPDAGIGDRAAGPDPAEAAAAAGAFLHGLESTGVRGCLKHFPGLGGTTLDSHVGLPALADADLVDRNASAFVPLAHPDRLVMVAHLRTPASGDFPASFHRGSVGENPWGVQGRFLPDDLEMGGCADWTWEERVRLSLEAGHQWLLVCQTPEGAAACAAAAETLPPELWEPPLAASRTLRRQLSRPVRPFDAHAWDEWLMRLRTAAEEA from the coding sequence ATGCACCAGGCTCACGGTCTCCTCTGGACCGGCTTCCGAGGCTTTGACGCCGGGGAGGTCGACCTTCCCTTCGAGCCGGGCGGCATCGTGCTGTTCGCCCGGAACCTGGATCCGGATCCCGAGAAGGGGCCGGCCCGCTGTCGCGCCCTGATCGACGGCCTCCAGCACCGCTTGGGAATCGACCTGCCCCTGGCCGTGGCCCTCGACCAGGAAGGGGGACCGGTCAGCCGGCTGCGCCCCTGGACCGGCCCCACCCCACCGCTGCGCCGGCTGTGGACCCGCGGCGGGGCCGAGGCCTGCTCCGCCTGGGGCCGCCTGTGGGGCGAAGGGCTGAGTCTGCTCGGCTTCAACGTGGACTTCGCGCCCGTGGTCGACCTGTGGGACGGCCATCCGGACGCCGGCATCGGGGACCGGGCCGCGGGTCCTGATCCCGCGGAGGCCGCCGCGGCGGCGGGAGCCTTCCTCCACGGCCTCGAATCCACCGGCGTGCGCGGGTGCCTCAAGCACTTCCCCGGCCTCGGCGGCACCACCCTGGACAGCCACGTGGGACTCCCCGCTCTGGCGGACGCGGACCTGGTGGACCGCAATGCCTCGGCGTTCGTCCCTCTGGCCCATCCCGACCGGCTGGTGATGGTGGCCCATCTCCGGACGCCGGCTTCCGGCGATTTCCCCGCGAGCTTCCATCGGGGCTCCGTGGGCGAGAACCCCTGGGGCGTCCAGGGCCGCTTCCTCCCGGACGACCTGGAGATGGGCGGCTGCGCGGACTGGACCTGGGAGGAGCGGGTGCGCCTCTCCCTGGAAGCCGGCCACCAGTGGCTGCTGGTGTGCCAGACGCCGGAAGGGGCCGCCGCCTGCGCCGCCGCGGCGGAAACCCTGCCCCCGGAATTGTGGGAGCCGCCCCTCGCCGCTTCCCGGACCCTCCGGCGCCAGCTTTCGCGTCCGGTGCGTCCCTTCGACGCCCACGCCTGGGACGAGTGGCTCATGCGCCTCCGGACCGCCGCCGAGGAGGCGTAA